The Ketobacter alkanivorans genome includes the window TGGAGATGGCAGATAAGGCGGCGGACTCCCTGAAGGTGGTGGTGCCGGTGTTGCCACGCATAAGTAACCACACCGATTTTGATCCGCTGCGGTTGCACCCTCAGGTGGATTTTCACTATGTGGGGTCAGGGCAGCCGATTCCCCCGGCGGATCTGATTATTCTACCGGGCAGTAAAAACACCATTGCCGATTTACGCTGGCTGAAAGACAACGGCTGGCAACAGGCGCTGCAGAAGCATCTGCGCTACGGTGGCAAGCTGATGGGTATTTGCGGTGGCTTCCAGATGTTGGGCCATCAGCTGTTGGACGAGTTGGGCATTGAGGGCGTGCCTTCACAGGAACAGGGCTTCGGTTGGTTGGACATGGAAACCCGGCTGCAGCCGGAGAAGCATTTGAAGCGTCGACAAGGCGCACTGTTGCCCGGCAACGAGGCTTGTACTGGATATGAGATCCACGCGGGTGTCAGCACTGGAGAGGCCTTGTCCATGCCGTTGGTTCGGTTCGACAATGGCGAAGTGGATGGTGCCCGTTGCACCGATGGGCAAGTAATCGGCACCTATCTGCATGGCATATTTGATTCGCATACAGCGCTGGAGGCTGTTTTGCGCTGGGCGGGTGTACAGCAGGTGGAAGTGTTCGATTATAACGCCGAGCGGGAGCATCACATCGACCGTTTGGCAGACTCTGCCGAACAGCATCTGGATATGGAGGCTATCGACGCAATTTTAGGATGAGTCAGGTCAACGTCAGAGCGATGCCCAGCAGTACGGTGGCCTCAAGTATTTCAATACTGGCTCCTGCGGTGTCACCGGTGGTGCCAGCCAGTCGCTTTAGCATCAGGTGTCGCAACCAGAAAAACGTGCCAGTAACCATCAGCACGACCATCACACCGGAAGTTCCCAGGATCGTAAAGCACAACAACGCCATCAACGCGGCTTGCAGGCAGCCACTTCGTTGAGACAATCCATCTTTAAATGGAGCTGCCAGGCCGTGCTCCCGTACGTAGGGTGTGATTAAAAATAACAGGGGTATGGTGCAACGTGAGAGGGCTGGGGCCAACAGCAGAAAAAAGGCGGATTGCAGCACCAGTACATTCAGGCAGGCCAGTTTAACCAGCATGACCAGAACAATGCTGGTGACCCCCGCCGGGCCACAGCGCGGATCTTTCATAATGGCCAGTGTGCGTTCTTTATCATTGCCCCCCAGCCAGGCATCGGCGCTGTCAGCCAGCCCATCCAGATGCAAGCCGCCGGTGAGCACTACCCACAGGCATAGCAGCAGGGCGGCTACGATCAGAGCATCCAGGTTCGGAGCCAGCTGATACAGCAGCCCGCTGGCCAGCATTAAAATTGCCCCGATGATCAAGCCGACAACGCCATACCAATAGATGGATGCTTTTACATCGGCGTCGTTGTAGTCCGTATTGGATACCGGTAAGCGGGTGAGAAACTGAAGGGCAATTTTCAGCGCGTTCATGAGTCGCCCGTGAAACGATTGATGAAGCTGAGCGCGGCATTGTAGGAACCATCGGCTTCTAGATAAAGTTTGAGCCGGGTGATGCCAGCGTAGGGAACTTCAATACGAAAGCTGTCGGCAGGGGCAATATTCAAAAAGTGAGACAGGCTTGCCCGAATCACTCCACCGTGAACCACCAGTAAGAGATGGATGCTTTCCTGCTCTGCCGGCTGTGCATGAATGATGTGCTCAAGGCGGGCTGTTACCCGTTGCATAAACTCACTGTATGGCTCTGCGCCGGGAGGGGTGGTTTGCTCTGGATCTTGCCACAGCGCCTGCAACAATTGCGGGTGTTGTTCCCAGGCCTGCTTGGGGGTAAGCCCTTCCAGATCGCCAAAGCACAACTCTTTCAAGTCGGGCTCGATGCTGATCGGCAGGTTGCACGTATCAGCCAACTCACGAGCGTACTCCTGGCAGCGACGCATGGGGGAGCTGATAATAGCGTGCCACGTTGTGCCTGAACCCGATGTTTTTGGAGCCATTGCCTGGGCGGTAGCATGACGCATTTGCTGCCAGCCGGTCGCCGACAAGGGATCATCGATAGAGCCCCGGTAGCGCACACCACCTTCAGGTTCGCCGTGGCGTAGCAGGTCTAATGTGATTTTACGGGTCTCGGTGGGTGATCCGAACATGCCTTATTCTTCCAGTTTTTCGGATACCGCCGCTTCCGCGAAGGTCGCCATATTGTTGTGTAGGGCGCACGCCAGTCGCAGCAACGGCACTACGGTCGCAGCACCACTGCCTTCGCCCAGGCGCAGGTTAAGATCCACAATCGGCTCAACCTCTAAGTGCTGAATCACCCGCCGGTGCCCGGGTTCTGCAGAGCAATGGCTGAAGAACAGATAAGGGCGGATCGATGGGTTTATTTGCAGGGCCGCCGCGGCCGCCGCTGTGCAGATAAATCCATCCACGATCACCGCCATGCCCGCTTGTGCGGCGGCGATGTAAGCGCCGGTGAGGGCGGTGATCTCGAAGCCGCCGACGACGCGGGAAATGGCCTGAGCGGAGTTTAATGCTGCGCGGTGATTATCCAGTGCTTGTTGGAGAATCTTCACTTTATGCAGCACACCCTGTTGATTCAAGCCTGTACCTGGGCCGGTAATATCGGCCACTGAATAGCCGGTTAACGCCGCCAGCATGGCGGTAGCCGCGGATGTATTGCCGATGCCCATCTCGCCCCCGATGTACAGCTGCGCTTTGTGTTCCAAGGCGCGTGCTACCGAGTCTTGACCCAGTGTCAGCGCCTGCTGCCATTGCGCCTCGTCCATTGCTGCATGCAATAGGAAGTTGGCGGTCTGTTGGGCGATGGGGGCATGCACTACGCCGGGCAGGTCTGCCGGGTCAGCATGGGTGCCCGTGTTTACTACCTCCAGTGATGCACCCAGCTCTTTGGCCAGTACGCTGATGGCGGCACCGCCGTTAATGAAGTTGCGTTGCATCTCGACGGTGACAGCTTGAGGGAAGGCC containing:
- a CDS encoding histidine phosphatase family protein, which produces MFGSPTETRKITLDLLRHGEPEGGVRYRGSIDDPLSATGWQQMRHATAQAMAPKTSGSGTTWHAIISSPMRRCQEYARELADTCNLPISIEPDLKELCFGDLEGLTPKQAWEQHPQLLQALWQDPEQTTPPGAEPYSEFMQRVTARLEHIIHAQPAEQESIHLLLVVHGGVIRASLSHFLNIAPADSFRIEVPYAGITRLKLYLEADGSYNAALSFINRFTGDS
- a CDS encoding adenosylcobinamide-GDP ribazoletransferase; this translates as MNALKIALQFLTRLPVSNTDYNDADVKASIYWYGVVGLIIGAILMLASGLLYQLAPNLDALIVAALLLCLWVVLTGGLHLDGLADSADAWLGGNDKERTLAIMKDPRCGPAGVTSIVLVMLVKLACLNVLVLQSAFFLLLAPALSRCTIPLLFLITPYVREHGLAAPFKDGLSQRSGCLQAALMALLCFTILGTSGVMVVLMVTGTFFWLRHLMLKRLAGTTGDTAGASIEILEATVLLGIALTLT
- a CDS encoding cobyric acid synthase, producing MTAKTLMVQGTTSDAGKSTLVAALCRVFARRGTKVVPFKPQNMALNSAVTADGGEIGRAQALQAAAAWLEPMVDMNPVLLKPTTDIGAQVIIHGKARHQMDAVGYHQYKTIAMNAVLESYQRLKHQYELIMVEGAGSPAEINLRDRDIANMGFAEAVDCPVILVADIDRGGVFAHLVGTLELLSESEQARVKGFVINRFRGDIALLQNGLDWLEQRTGKPVLGVLPYLHGLHIDGEDGINPVEMADKAADSLKVVVPVLPRISNHTDFDPLRLHPQVDFHYVGSGQPIPPADLIILPGSKNTIADLRWLKDNGWQQALQKHLRYGGKLMGICGGFQMLGHQLLDELGIEGVPSQEQGFGWLDMETRLQPEKHLKRRQGALLPGNEACTGYEIHAGVSTGEALSMPLVRFDNGEVDGARCTDGQVIGTYLHGIFDSHTALEAVLRWAGVQQVEVFDYNAEREHHIDRLADSAEQHLDMEAIDAILG
- the cobT gene encoding nicotinate-nucleotide--dimethylbenzimidazole phosphoribosyltransferase, whose product is MSTQNWWVNPAVPPSAAMELAATERQGQLTKPPGALGRLEHIAIALAAIQGQLKPQLEQIFIAVFAGDHGIVEEGISAFPQAVTVEMQRNFINGGAAISVLAKELGASLEVVNTGTHADPADLPGVVHAPIAQQTANFLLHAAMDEAQWQQALTLGQDSVARALEHKAQLYIGGEMGIGNTSAATAMLAALTGYSVADITGPGTGLNQQGVLHKVKILQQALDNHRAALNSAQAISRVVGGFEITALTGAYIAAAQAGMAVIVDGFICTAAAAAALQINPSIRPYLFFSHCSAEPGHRRVIQHLEVEPIVDLNLRLGEGSGAATVVPLLRLACALHNNMATFAEAAVSEKLEE